The window CCGGAGTGGGTGGACAGCGATGTCGAGCGAACGATCGACTCCTGGCTATATGAGGACCTCAAGCACCCGTTAATCCGCCTCAGCGCCGCGTCGGGCTACCCCAAAGACGACCTCGGTCCCCAGCCGATCACCTATGACGACATCCGTCCCGGTTGCTGGCAGCAGCAAGCTCGCCTCGACGACATGGACCTCAACCACGTGGAAGCCGCCATGTGCTTCCCGATGTTCCCCCGCTTTTGCGGCCAGACATTCTTGGAGGCAAACGACAGGGAACTGGCCCTCTTGTGCGTGCAGGCCTACAACGACTGGATGATCGAGGAGTGGTGCGCGGGCACCGACAGCCGGCTGATCCCCTTGCCGCTCATCCCCCTGTGGGACCCCCAGCTGGCCGCCGCCGAAGTGCGCCGCAACGCCGAGCGGGGAGCGCACGCGGTCTCGTTCACCGAGCTGCCCACCAACCTCGGGCTGCCGTCGATCCACGACGCCGACGGGCACTGGGAACCGTTCTTCGCGGCCTGCGAGGAAACCGCCACCGTGGTGTGCATGCACATCGGGTCGGGGTCGCGCATGCCGTCCACCTCGGCCGACGCCCCGCCTGCGGTGATGTCCACTCTGACGTTCAACAACGCCATGGGATCGCTGGCCGACTGGCTGTTCTCCGGGGCGTTCATCCGCTACCCCGACATCAAGATCGCCTATAGCGAGGGGCAGATCGGGTGGATCCCCTACATCCTGGAGCGGGCCGACGTGGTGTGGGAGCAAAACCGGGGATGGAACGAGGTATGGGGGGTGATCCCCGAGCGACCCAGCACCTACTTTGCCGACCACGTGTACGGATGCTTCTTCGACGACCGCTTCGGACTGGCCAACATCGAGGCCATCGGCGCCGACAACGTGACCTTCGAGACCGACTACCCCCATAACGACAGCTCTTGGCCCCACACCAAGGAGCTTGCCGAGAAACTGTGCGAGGAATTGTCCGACGAGGTGATCTACAAGATCATGCGGGGAAACGCCATCAAGATGCTCCACCTGCCCTTCGACCACTGATGGCCACTGGCTGCAACCCGTGATCTGCCCTTCGACCAGTAGCAGTCGCTGCCCATGATCTACGACTTCGTGATC is drawn from bacterium and contains these coding sequences:
- a CDS encoding amidohydrolase family protein; the protein is MPEIPKIISVDDHIVEPPTLWTDRLPRKYADVGPRVVREKLFKDRAIINHMPEWVDSDVERTIDSWLYEDLKHPLIRLSAASGYPKDDLGPQPITYDDIRPGCWQQQARLDDMDLNHVEAAMCFPMFPRFCGQTFLEANDRELALLCVQAYNDWMIEEWCAGTDSRLIPLPLIPLWDPQLAAAEVRRNAERGAHAVSFTELPTNLGLPSIHDADGHWEPFFAACEETATVVCMHIGSGSRMPSTSADAPPAVMSTLTFNNAMGSLADWLFSGAFIRYPDIKIAYSEGQIGWIPYILERADVVWEQNRGWNEVWGVIPERPSTYFADHVYGCFFDDRFGLANIEAIGADNVTFETDYPHNDSSWPHTKELAEKLCEELSDEVIYKIMRGNAIKMLHLPFDH